A region of the Mytilus edulis chromosome 11, xbMytEdul2.2, whole genome shotgun sequence genome:
ATGAGAGGTCCCTGCGCATAATGTATATTCCTATGTTTCCCTTTTCACTTTAAAGTACTGCAAtaatcaaaatggctttcataactgctagaaaagttgccCATAATTTAAAGTTAGATTCTATGTAAGAAGCATTTATATGACATAattatagtttacaagtgtgaacaaatctcgTGTACAGGCAATTAAACCAGGTGTatatgtgaacaaatttaatgtgaaaccagtgtataTTAGATTAAACTAATGGTacacatgtttactgtacatggtatttggtgtgaacacggcccaAGAAAGACGTAGAGCAGTACACAAAAACGAAACATATAAAAACTAAATACTGATCAACGCAAGCACCTTGTAGTAAAAAAGAAAACACATTGAGTTATCAAGAATAATTTAATTGCATAGAAAACGAAAACATTTCTCAAATTAAGTgtaaatagttgtcaaaggtactaggcttaaaatttaatacgcctgatgcgcgtatcgtctacataccactcatcagtgacgttcagatcaaaagtTAGAACactaaacaaatacaaagttgaaaagcattgcggacaccaaattccaaaaagttgtgccaaatatggctaaggttatctatgcctgagataagaaaatccttagtatttcaaaaattcatacttttgcaaacagtaaaggacaaggtatgataagggccGTTTCTggccccccttttttcaaaatttttaaactttgaagttGAAACCAATCACGCCTGTGTTATGAACTACAGTATCTGATCGTCCATGTAGAACCTTATTTTTAGGTGTTATGTactcaaatatgttcaaactgAGACCTTGAAAAGCCCTAAACGACGAAAAGtgtaaaaaatctacaatttcgTCATGTTCGGAGACAAAATTTGACATCAGCGCCAACGTAGAGCATCTTGAAATTTTCAACCATCAACTGTACTCTTCTGTATCTTTcacataataaaatatcatggtggtctacgttggcgctcatgtctaaaaatttgaaaaataatccgattgtttacatattttgacaAGTTATTATAGTACGTCAAAGTGAACGGCACGCGTACGAAATTATTCCGGGATTCATAATTGATCAGCATATCACGTACGGATTGTTTTATGTCGTATCCAGTCATCAAGACATGTCACTATctttaaaagaaatatgttgTGAGTGGAATTAGACCGTTAATAATCAAAATAGTCTAACACTGTGCAGCCAAATACAGAGTTGTGTCCCTTGAAATATGgtgaattaatttttattcattataattttcaaatagttAACGAAATCTGGGTCAAGTAGGATAAACAGTATTGTAGTTCCATTGGAAGAATAGAGTAATAAATCGGTTTAACTTTAGAAGTAAATCGgtttatatgtacataagttgacaggtcgacaggttgacaacTGTTATAGTCGATATGTTGACAAGCGTAAcggtcgacaggttgacaagttGTCAAGTGTTAAGATCTACAGGTTGACAAGTGTTAAGGTTGACAGGTTGACATGTGATACGGTCGACATGTTGAcatgtttaattttacaataaaacaagtaaattggtttatttattttacagtttcCATTTCTCAAAATGAAATTGTCAACTACCTGTCGACTTGTCGACCTGTCTACCAGTtactattgtttatattttatattttggaaATGCTATCAAGTTGTTAACTTGTAGACtacttgtcaacctgtcgacttaatttttattatatttaattgtcaccctgtcaacctgtcgaccagtcaactataaaaatattaacattttcaacATCATCAACCTGTCGACTGGTCAACTTGTCAACCAGAGAaccataaaaatatttacatttttaacacatTGTCAACCTGTCTACAAGTCATTTATTTTTTGACGTTGTATAGTTCAAATACCTTTATTGCCCATGAATACATACGCgtataaatttattataaaagcCGGAACTATAGTACCGTATACAGGTATATCCTACTTGAGCCCGAAATCttacaaatgaattttataataaattctcaatatattcaaactctttttgtAGTTCTGAAGAAAATCATTTCATCAAAAGGTATATATTTTGCACTTTGAAGTTTTCTATTTAACCATCTACAGAAAAATAGATTTATGTGTCATATCCATTTCGTGCACATGTATGTTACCATAAGGGTTAGAACCTGCACATGTGCATTGTTCATAATTAAGTAGTTATCTGAACAGAGAATTAAGAATATTAAAATCACTTGTTGTTAGACAAAACTCTGCGTACTGTACTAAGGTAATCCGTTATGCATGTGCAGTTGGTATTAATTCCAAAGTATGAAATGTAATTAGAAACATGATTCCAGGTAAAGAGCAGTTGATACTGATATTAAGTTAACTACACTTATACTATACTGTAAATTATGTATTTCCAGCCTATTCATATATCGGTACACTAAtaatttttcttatatatgtgtCAGAGCACTCTTTTGACAAGATgtaatcataaaataaaagtacacatgtagcattCAATTGACTCAGATCCTATATggattatcaaataaaatatatgctaTAGCGAAATTACTTTCAACATATACTTGCATaaatacaaattggataagacccATGGCAAACAAACTTATGAAGTATGCGCGAAAAAACATGTGTATTTGTTTGCCATTTCGaatgtgtattttgttttgtctaGAAATTTATGTAAGTGACAAAATTTCATGCCAAACCTATACCGATTCCTGGAGTGCACTGGTACTTATTACATGTATCTAgctgtttaatgtacatgtaaactatGTCCTCTTAATTCTATTTCACATTCCCCCCTCCCCTCACGGGACAAAATGTCGAGCACGTTCGTTAATTTagatctgtccgtccgtccattcgtccgttcgtctgtttctGTCCGGATATATACGTCTAGCTATCTCCTTCATTTTTTGACCTAAAagctttttatttataatagagGTGTGTATGTCTACagggtttggattttttttataaaattttctttaacTGTCCGGTATTTTTTATACAAGCTATACATATAAAGACTGGGTTATCCTCCTacagtttttgagatacagtttTAATACCTAATAGGTTTATTGTACACATAATTGAAGCATGTATTGCCATcggatttttattattcttaaaatagtcaaaaaatgTCAGATTTTTGGACTTAGTCAATACTTCTTgctacttaaaaaacaattagGGTAGTTGTTGAATATTAACCAAAAACGTTAGTTGAACTTGTTTTCCCTCTCAATTGCTATTGAAGGCACAACTTGCACTACTAGTACTAtagtttaatcatgttaatgtccCTAATgcaataaataagattttttagtaacttcaaatatttattaaataccGGAAAAGTTGAACTTGGTGAATATATACAATTGACTTGCTTTCATTTCTTACTGCTAATTATTCTTGCATATATTAACCAATCTAACCTGATTTTACTCTAATTTGtacaattaaaaatcaatagGTTTTTTTTCTAGTTCAATTTAATTTCTATCTTTTTCGGTTGTTGCTAAGCAACTTTTAGGTTGCTATGGTCAATTACATTTTcttgggaaaaaaataatgatgactCAGACATCATATAcatgaaagaaaaatcatttacagTTGCTTAATCTTTAAATATTGCTCTATTTATACCTCATATGGCcgaaattacaaatttttgaacCGTTGCTAGGCAAAATTTTTGTTGCTAGGTTGTTGCTAAgcattttttaaaactgaaattgaAGTGACATTTCATTTGCAAACTTAAGTAAGtgttaaacaaacaatattattttgaattatgctAATGTGTAACGAGAAAGCAATGCATATGagataatttggctatttatttaaaccgttgctaggcaaccttcctttcaccggaacataaaaaaatcatagttttgaatAGTTTCTACACTAAGGTTATCAGTGATGCATATAGAAACTTATTTGGGAAGGGGGCCAAAAACGcctcttatcataccttgtcctttataaaaatgaccatatagttAATATTCATGTCGACGTGTTGACTACCTTTCATTGTTTATATTATGTAAGTGTGCTTTTAAAGTAACACATCAATACTTTTACATTGCTTGTAGTAACATCGAACACGCACTGGTATTGTATTTATTTCTAATTATTAACGGATGATTTATTATCATTACTTAAATCGATAGCAAGACATCTGACCTTTGACTATTGTTTACCTATATTTGGATATATAGATAATTCCAGATATTGTAATACTTACATGACATGTCTGAGTGATAAGAATTTCAAAATGGAGATCAAATCGTTATCTCGTACAATACTTATATGTCTGACAACGCTGTATACGGCTTTGTTTATTatattgtctctttggcaatatTATAAAACCTACACACTCAAGCATGAATACCTGTACGAATCAGAAAAGTTACGAGCACTGGAATCACGGTGTAAATCGGAGGATACAATGTCGTCTGAGGTAAGATTAGTTCGTCATGCactacatgcatgtacatgtataatttgttttttaaattgcatGCTTGCAAACCTAGCCCACAAGATGGTGTGACCCTAAGAAGTAATACTCAACAAACAAAttcatttttacttttatacactaCGCGATTTTTGAATTAACTGTATCGTTTCGCACCGAAACACAACCTATAATCTAAAAACTAACAGTTCTGTAGTTGTatagttgccaccgtcaatttgtgATATGACGGTCGAAAAGCAGTTTTACTGGTGACGCGTAGCGGTGACAGAAAAACGGAAAATTGTGatcgtcaaatcaaaattgaaggTTGCAACTTTTCAACTACAATGCTGTTATTTCAGTTCTAAAGCATTAATACAAAAGAAAAACTACGTTAGAGATTAAAAGAATgttcaatttgaattaaaataaaattctacAAACCTTCATGAATTATTTTGGTACAAAGACATCATGGCTACACGTGAGACGTCATTTTAATTAACAAACTAAAAATTATTACGTACCTCTCAGATTTAAATTTGGATAAAATCACATCAAAACGGCGATTTTCAGttatgtgtttatttatttttgataaaattgtagTAACCGAACATTTGTTGatccaatcaattcaaaatgACAGGTCTCTCTTTAAAAACGACTGGTCACTGTGTATTTGACGGTAACtgttagccaatgaaaaaaaaacggttacctaaaaattgcattagaatttctTATAGAGCATTACAAAGAAATAGCAAATAGatcaaacataaaaacataaaaacattatCACCAATATTGGCCTTGTGAAGGGAGTATCCCCAAGAGTTTGCGAATTGTGAACAATGAACAAATAAATTATTCATGATAAAGAAGGGAAAATAAGCATACAAATAAAACACAGCACCAAACATCCGACAATACGTCTAACATGCTAGGATGCACAGTACCAATGTTTGAGTAATGTTTTTGTGAATACTTCAGTCGACCTCTTTATCTTTATCTTGGTTCGTGAAACGGCAGTACAAAACCACGTATATCTGGAATTAAAACGGAATCATTtattggtaaatatttcatgcagttCTAATCATTATTTAGTTCCTTTTGTTAGAAAAAATGAGACGAATGGATCACAACACAGAAGATAACATGTTAAGTTTAGTTTATGGTTTTCAGACACAAGAAATGATAAATTTCCTTAAGACCACCAAACATCTTCCGAACAATTTAGTTAAAGACATACTTGAAGTTTTGGAACCTGAAAATGGAGTTGGTAAGGATCTACACAAAAGACAGACATCCTCCTCTCTTCACGCTATGTTTCAACAATTGCTAACCATGCAGGTACGACATCAATAGTTCTTTCTTACAATTTATCATAATGTAGTgtcatacataaaattgagaaaggaaatggggaatgtgtgaaagcgacaacatcccgaccatagagcagacaacagccgaaggccaccaataggtcttcaatgtagcgagaaaatcccgcacccggaggcgtccttcagctggccccttaaaaaatatatatactagttcaatgataatggacgtcatactaaactccgaattatacacaagaaactagaattgaaaatcatacaagactgacaaaggccagaggctcctgacttgggataggcgcaaaattGCTACGGGGTTCACATATAGTATTTTTAGCTACATAACGTGTTAAAAGGtgcaaaatcatttttaattttccaCTATTAGTCTTGgtaaaatttgcacttttcaaaacaGTGTGCAGAATAaatcttttgtttaaaaaaaaaaaatacttggcatgaataaagtttatcATGTTCGTTACTATAAACAAAATACTGCTGAACATTTTATTGGATATCAGAAAATAATCGTCACCGGAAATTTACCAATTAAAATTTTCACATCGTTGTTCATGTGCACTAACTTTTGTAATCATGTAACATCAGGTTTCATTAATCTTCTATATAAACACTAAATAAAacataatggtgctttgaaacacagaatatatatgtttatgattCTGAAATTTTTAATGCAATGAAATATATAGGAATAATTTCCTACACCGCTAAATTCATTTcatatgcaaccggatgtgacgtactatgatttggtggtataacGCCTCAAATAACCAATGATACACATATCACAAAGTAGAAATGAATGTGGACGTCAAAtgacatttgttttattattgacatATATGAGTTTTAAACGTTGCTCATATTTAAAAATGggtttattgaatttttttttcaattacgcTTCTTTTAAACTTAAATATATACGTTACATATCATTCGTGAATATGTTAATGAGGCTTAAAACAGCAAATCAATCAATATGCTACTGCAACTTTGCCTTTTTGGCAGGtgctttttgtttgtttctgtgaaCGTAACACCAAACGTAAAAAATGAGCAATAATAAAATAGTTATGAAAAAAGGCAAAGCagatataaatatgaaaacacGTTTCATACATTATTCAGACACTTTTTAACCCAGACTACCTAATATTGAATTATCTTGTTTAAGAAAACAATATAGGTAAGATTATGAGGTACATTGCTGCTGGAGTTTTAATtcctcgagggtatcatcagTCAAGtagtcagcacagaagtgctgacatgagttatcattgatatggtcatatttataaattgactgttcaaaagacttttgaatttttgaaatactaaggcttttctacctcaggaatagattacattagctgtattttcAAACTTTTAGAAACGTTGGTCCTCAACtctctccaacttcgtactttatttggcttttataactttttagaattcgagcgtcactgatgagtattttgtagacgaaacacgcgtctggtgtaattacaaaatgtaatcctggtatctatgatgagtgtatttgcTTCTAATTACAGGAATCTATTCTAGAACAACATTGCACTTCAAGTAATGGTACTGTTTGTTCTCGAGGTGAGTATCAGTTAAATCCGgttaataaatttactgttcatAGATTTAATAAAATGGACTATAGTATAGAAACATGATTAAATATGGTTTGTTGAAATCGCCGAGCCGATATTATAATACTTACGTAAATGAGGcgttcatttgtattttttcacatAAACGTGTGTGCTTTAAGTTTTATTTCCCAAGACTAACGAGgctgttaaaataaaatttgaacacGTTTTCATACGCCTCAAGCTAGCCttctgtaagtttttttttataacagcaTTTTAACGCCTTCTGATACAAAAACCTTCTACAAATGTCCATATCATTTTGGCAAAATCTTCACTTAACGTATGACGGGCGTTATGTGTACTCCTCATCATAAAGTTTAAGTGTTTCTTTTGTAGGAATCAAAGGACAACCTGGGACAAAGGGGACAAAAGGTGAGTACTACGCTTTCACTACAATGAATAAATGTCCATGGTAAAAGTTTTCCGACATTATTTCGATTTCAAGTTATTATCATTGTATTAGAGTTACATTAAAACTTACACTTTCGCAATATCTTAATAATGAATTCGCATTTAAAAAACGACATGAActtatcaaattaaataattaaaataaaaagaagaagatgtggtatgactgccacaagaggccaaatgacatagaaattatcaactatttgtaaccgtgcggccttcaacaatgagcaaaaaccatactgcatagtcagctttaaatgGCTACTAAATGGCAAATGTAATACtctcaaacaagaaaactaacagctgtATTTAAGTACAAGATaataaaacgaaaaacaaatatgatttacagcaacaaacgacaacaagcATTTCACatcaaacaaaaccactgctttCCACTTGTTCCCTTTCTATATTTCGGTGGTatacaatattattttaaaagaaacacaGATAGAAAAAAGTCACTTACAGCAAGATCAGTTTCAAATTTACAATAACATATTGTTAAACTTAAACAAACAGATGAATAAGAGATAGTTTAACATcagaacaaaataaatttaaaaaaaaccaagataaATGTCAGTAAAATATAGGCAGAAGAAAAGGTGAAAACAAGCAACACGTAATTAAACATATAAAGATCTATATAAGTTTTGCCAACAAATATGGCGACTTTGAGCATTAATGACGAAACAATAATTCTCTAAAAGCACATCTAGTGCATTAAAATTGGTCTCGgtagttatatatatacatacatgtatatacatatgctGAATTTCATATGAACATATAAAATCATCTAACAGTTAAATATAACACAATTTTGGCTTTCGTTAAAAAATAGTCCTCAATGTATGCTTTCAATTACTTAGAGCTTTTcttaacattatttattttctgaAGGACCACAGGGCTTAAGTGGCGTTAAAGGAAACCAAGGAATGCAGGGAGATAAGGGTTTGCCTGGTCTCAATGGACTGGTTGGAGATCCAGGTTACCAAGGACCACTGGGTCCGCCAGGAGATAAAGGACAGAGAGGACTTCCGGGTCTACGTGGAGTTCCTGGTATGAAAGGAGAAAAAGGTTTGAAAGGCGAAATTGGCGATCCTGTCATAATGGGATTAAAGGGAGAACCTGGAAGCCAGGGCTTACGAGGACCAAAAGGAGATATAGGTTTAAATGGACCGCCAGGCTTGACCGGCGCAAAAGGTTTTAAAGGTAATTTAAAAGATTTAGAatcagaaataaaatattttaaacacgcaTAGCCATTATATCTTACAGTATGTAACAAGTATATCTGCATAGGAACATTTTAGTGAAATAAGTGCATAAGTGTTAGAATGTCGCAAATCTTAATTCCGTGTTAAATTGCATATGATATTGTATTTCTCTTGAacttaaatattgatatattatGATAAGCTGTCTATTTCTTAAATACGCTAAACTTCTAAAGTGGTTGGTTTGCAATGTACGATGAGTGTATTCGTTCTTCCGGTACTGGTCCGGAATAAGCAACAAAATGAGTCGGATATATGAAGTACCTGTGTATCCGTATTTAATAAATTCTAACAAAGATTTAGGTTCACTATGGCATGACACTAACTGACTTATCTTTAGCCATTTAATACAGTGCACATTTGTATTTGGCTTTCCCGTGTTTTCCTATCTGAACCATAGAACTAGACCATAATGAAACTTTCGCTGAAACTTTACTATATTACTAGTACTACATTAAACACGTCCGGGTTTTAAAAATCTGATTTATAAAGGTTATCCTTACTAAATCATCTTTAAATTTGGCATTGCTTTATTTTTTGGTGTTTGAAAATggtgttaattttgtttttgtaattcaaCTTAAACGCATTATTTCAATTGATTGAAACGTTTAGATAATATGAGTTATATAATGCCCTCTTTCACTTTCTTTTTGTGTTGCTTTGTTGGCTTTTTTGTAATTGAAATAGGATTGTTTAACCTTGTCCCGCAGTATATTTAGCTTTAGATTTATTTTGATATAGTCTTGAAGATATTAAGATAAATGTGAGCCCCAATGATAATAGTTAACTTCGCCAATTGTATTATTACTATATATTAATGTTACATCAGTAAATGttgatatattacaaaaaaattatatcatataGCTTTCACTTTTTCAGGTCAACTTGGAGAAATAGGTCAAAAAGGAGACCAAGGACCAAAGGGCCCTGACGGTAAAGTTTTAGATGAGGACTGTGCTTGTAAATTAAGTAAGTATAATGGCAAGAAAGgaaatttatattcaaaatacaaaacatttgtGTAAACTAACATGTTTGATAATATttattcacaaatgatatcggatatgttccttacgtcgtaacttcaatccccttccatttcatgaatgtgacctaccaaattagactatttaacggatttgttataacataagcaacatgatgggtaccacatgtggagcaggatctgcttacccttccggagcacatgagatcacccctagtttttagtggggttcgcgtttcttattctttagttttatatgttgtgtcatgtgtactattgtttgtctgtttgtatttttcgtttttagccatggcgttgtcagtttgttttccatttatgagtttgactatccctctggtatctttcgtccctcttttattggtGCAAACAGTGTTCTGTTCATTTTAACCCGAGTTGTATTACCAtcttaattctttaaaaaaaaaaatttacggtTAACGTTTGAATGTCAAAAACAAGTCTGAATTATTGTGGATTTAGTGTCTACAGTtaaataacattttaatgttgaaaaatgtacacattttctATAGGTCTGTATCCAGACTTTAACAAAACTCTGAATCCAATATTTACTAAGTGCAGTTATATcacaaataaacagctgcgccatgagcgcagaCTACACACGTCGTCTTGTGTGTGAATTCTTATTCAATAATCATAAATGGTTTCTGACATACGGCGCGGTATGTGAACCCCCCCCCTATTTTTAAACCCTCAATTACTCtaatatgaaattttgaattatcatcaaaaagaactttagatttatataacaatgaagtgtgtaaagttttaagcaataatcataaatcgtttttgagatacggcacgacatgtgaaaaaaaccaaacccctgttttagttacaaagtcccgtaactcaaaaagttttaatctcattttcactaaaaagtatacagatcgtttgaccaccAAAAGAAACAGCTagctatgttaagtttcatgaaatttgaataAGACGTTCTTAAGGTtaggtgcgacatgtttacaccggacagacagacggacagacggatagaCGGACAAACGCAAAAATGTTGACGGGCGTATCAAATGACACCAACGGACATAATGAAATTGACAGTGAAtcttaaaataagaagatgtagtatgatttccaaaaagacaactctccaaaaaacGACGtagtgaaacatacattttacaa
Encoded here:
- the LOC139495665 gene encoding uncharacterized protein gives rise to the protein MEIKSLSRTILICLTTLYTALFIILSLWQYYKTYTLKHEYLYESEKLRALESRCKSEDTMSSETQEMINFLKTTKHLPNNLVKDILEVLEPENGVGKDLHKRQTSSSLHAMFQQLLTMQESILEQHCTSSNGTVCSRGIKGQPGTKGTKGPQGLSGVKGNQGMQGDKGLPGLNGLVGDPGYQGPLGPPGDKGQRGLPGLRGVPGMKGEKGLKGEIGDPVIMGLKGEPGSQGLRGPKGDIGLNGPPGLTGAKGFKGQLGEIGQKGDQGPKGPDGKVLDEDCACKLKQQSRSDQGIQVGSKDIVIDCKNSTGLFGLVTWMKDSSSLDPRVKLSSDKHQLTIPDVLPNDQGNYTCFINGRKISTYELKVKGITQYNCDFEAGDICLWKQVPSDNFDWISHRADTASTATGPSHDHTIGNVRGTYLYIETSSHNQNEYADLVSPLMTGNQDRCLSLWYHMFGSDIDQLEIGIIQKNQTPANYLVLQVLSGDQGFQWNRMNVTLSSTSDFEVSIRGYKGKGYHGDIAIDDIIVYDGKCQN